In a single window of the Flavobacteriales bacterium genome:
- a CDS encoding cob(I)yrinic acid a,c-diamide adenosyltransferase — protein sequence MKVYTKKGDQGETSLIGGIRVKKNNIRIQAYGDVDELNSFVGAIRDEQLPGNIESVIIQIQEDLFCIGAMLASPDPNSKMKIPFIQEDHIIALEEEIDEMEKELPAMKKFVLPGGNVSVSKSHIARGVCRRAERSVITLSETEKTNNLSIKYLNRLSDYLFVLSRKLTQDFGAKEIPWIPSF from the coding sequence TTGAAAGTCTACACAAAAAAAGGGGATCAAGGAGAAACTTCTTTGATAGGTGGAATCCGCGTTAAAAAAAACAACATTAGGATTCAAGCTTATGGAGATGTTGATGAGTTAAATTCTTTTGTTGGTGCCATTCGCGACGAACAATTACCTGGCAATATTGAAAGCGTAATTATTCAAATCCAAGAAGACCTATTCTGTATTGGAGCAATGCTTGCCTCACCAGACCCTAATAGCAAAATGAAGATCCCGTTTATACAAGAAGATCACATAATCGCATTAGAAGAAGAAATTGACGAGATGGAAAAAGAATTACCCGCCATGAAAAAATTTGTTCTGCCTGGAGGAAACGTTTCTGTTTCTAAATCACATATTGCAAGAGGTGTTTGTAGGCGCGCTGAGCGAAGCGTAATTACATTGTCGGAAACAGAAAAAACAAATAACCTTTCGATTAAATATCTAAATCGACTAAGCGATTATTTATTTGTTCTATCACGAAAACTCACTCAAGATTTCGGTGCTAAAGAAATTCCTTGGATTCCCAGTTTCTAA
- a CDS encoding DUF2795 domain-containing protein, whose product MYWTLELASFLSDAPWPAAKEELIDFAMRTGAPLEVIENLQDIEEEVDGHIYESMEEIWPDYPTKDDFLFNEEEY is encoded by the coding sequence ATGTATTGGACTTTAGAATTAGCTTCTTTCTTATCAGACGCACCTTGGCCTGCGGCTAAAGAAGAACTTATCGATTTTGCCATGAGAACTGGCGCACCATTGGAAGTAATCGAAAACTTACAAGATATTGAAGAAGAAGTAGACGGACATATCTACGAAAGCATGGAAGAAATTTGGCCTGACTATCCTACCAAAGATGACTTCCTTTTTAACGAAGAAGAATATTAG
- a CDS encoding class I SAM-dependent methyltransferase produces MILKYLKYLFRAKDEHGIHSPFLFNFYLDVVKDQTPFYAFKQIEKLRNELLSSNKTIEVLDLGAGMKTGNGHTHSIKKIAKSSSISPKYGQLLFRLVNYIKPKTILELGTSLGISTLYMSIPSSTTKVITMEGSPEKIKVAKGNFDKLNARNIETVEGNFNDTLSKVLAENPLIDLAFIDGNHRKEPTLKYFEQIAANTNEDSVIIFDDIHWSDEMEEAWNIIIAKQEVKLSLDLFYFGIIFFKKELSKENYVLRF; encoded by the coding sequence ATGATTCTTAAATACCTCAAATATTTATTTCGAGCTAAAGATGAACATGGTATTCATTCCCCATTTCTTTTTAACTTTTATTTAGACGTTGTAAAAGATCAAACTCCTTTTTATGCCTTTAAACAAATTGAGAAATTAAGAAACGAGTTGCTTTCTTCAAACAAAACAATTGAGGTTTTAGACCTTGGTGCGGGTATGAAGACCGGAAATGGACACACACATTCAATAAAAAAAATCGCAAAGAGTAGTAGTATTAGTCCTAAGTATGGCCAGTTGCTTTTCCGTTTAGTTAATTACATAAAACCGAAAACTATTTTAGAACTCGGCACTTCGCTAGGGATCAGTACTTTGTATATGTCTATCCCATCTTCTACTACAAAGGTTATAACCATGGAGGGTAGCCCAGAGAAAATCAAAGTAGCAAAAGGTAATTTTGATAAACTGAATGCTAGAAATATAGAAACTGTTGAAGGTAATTTTAACGATACCTTGTCTAAGGTTCTTGCCGAAAACCCGTTGATTGATCTTGCTTTTATAGATGGGAATCATCGAAAAGAACCAACACTAAAATACTTCGAGCAGATTGCAGCCAATACAAATGAAGATTCCGTTATTATTTTCGACGATATTCACTGGTCAGACGAAATGGAGGAAGCCTGGAATATTATTATTGCAAAACAAGAAGTTAAATTGAGCTTAGATCTTTTCTATTTCGGAATTATATTCTTTAAAAAGGAGCTATCCAAAGAGAATTACGTCCTTAGATTTTGA